From a region of the Pecten maximus chromosome 18, xPecMax1.1, whole genome shotgun sequence genome:
- the LOC117316125 gene encoding protein lap4-like yields the protein MSRSAFSSGYSTWRQRRQSRSKSRSRGPISRQSRPLYEAPRLLRLHISRNHKGYVELNLSGQSLYTLPQDICYFTRLEVLNVSHNSLSEVPASLARLRGLRILLLQENKIQMIPDTITNCTHLTEINLTRNKLSNLPRNIDALKNLRILKLGQNEFVSLPHDVGQLQNLTYLDLQGNRIWYLPFSMHGLRKLKFLNLADNKFEHLPIPICQVSSLKLLNLKGNSLKNLSPDFESLKNLRELNLSYNKFDTIPGIVYRLKELRFLNIAANDIKYIPHHVQGLPNLHILHIQGNRLSNLPNSFKNLQYLNMANNCLYNVSLVGMTRLKNLNASNNFLENIPMGVYTLTKLEILRLNNNQIKYVSQDLTHLKNLRVLDLGNNKLVSFPQVIDQMHRLDYFNVKGNQIKHRITLQYGEIPANQDDMMDNRHMYASKRNPYQDNNRHLYKPKKRDKSPSTRSPTMLDLNNSQDLDELLLNGFSRKHIENNSESVMWRDNKNKGNKVDKEPLKNILQHIADLDAAEGQNHTSASDGETDFRLLGICNQLEMLLNKQLLQPVLSIREHPTGKSFSDKSIVPVADGVWRLSDNKSPEAVGVIMSRTESFTVKPSGGEFVSTVDPKVNIIVPNKCVSVPLEVNLKIIKVEKAMLDSLQEDNRIISNILAIGPIMFLKTDEKIDLNSLVTMTIPSPESTPHEQKGYLHILTINGDNSCSPNSSGYQITHGCIRLNTWHLSGKTVILAKAKCKYKACSAVENLLKCMFHVPVKF from the exons ATGTCAAGATCAGCCTTTAGCTCTGGCTATTCAACATGGAGACAGCGACGTCAGTCCCGTTCCAAGTCTCGATCACGAGGTCCAATATCACGTCAGTCTCGACCTCTGTACGAGGCTCCTCGTCTGCTTCGACTACACATCAGTCGGAACCACAAGGGCTACGTGGAGTTGAATTTATCAGGCCAGAGCTTATATACTCTTCCCCAAGACATCTGCTATTTTACACGTCTCGAGGTTTTAAACGTATCCCACAACTCCCTGAGTGAAGTTCCAGCCTCTCTTGCACGTCTCCGTGGGTTACGGATTCTACTTttacaggaaaacaaaatacagatGATACCGGACACCATCACAAACTGTACCCATCTCACTGAGATCAACTTAACACGGAACAAACTCTCAAATCTCCCCAGGAATATAGATGCATTGAAAAATCTTCGTATTCTAAAACTAGGACAAAATGAATTTGTGAGTCTACCTCATGATGTTGGACAGCTACAAAACCTGACATATCTTGATCTCCAAGGAAACCGAATTTGGTATTTGCCATTTTCAATGCATGGTCTTCGAAAATTGAAATTCCTGAATCTTGCAGATAATAAATTTGAGCATCTACCAATTCCTATCTGTCAAGTTTCATCATTGAAACTGTTAAATCTGAAAGGAAACAGCCTGAAGAATTTATCTCCAGATTTTGAATCTCTGAAAAATCTCCGTGAGTTGAATTTGAGCTACAACAAATTTGATACAATACCAGGTATAGTGTATAGGTTAAAAGAGCTGCGATTCCTCAACATCGCTGCCAATGACATTAAATACATTCCTCATCATGTACAAGGTTTACCAAACCTTCACATACTCCACATACAGGGAAACAGACTGTCCAACTTGCCAAATTCTTTCAAGAATCTACAATACCTAAACATGGCCAACaattgtctgtataatgtgtcgTTGGTGGGGATGACTCGACTCAAAAATCTCAACGCCAGCAACAACTTCCTGGAGAATATCCCAATGGGTGTTTACACTCTGACGAAGCTGGAGATTCTTCGTCTGAACAACAATCAGATCAAATATGTATCACAGGATCTTACCCATCTGAAAAATCTTCGTGTGTTAGATCTGGGAAATAACAAGTTAGTAAGTTTCCCACAGGTTATCGATCAGATGCATCGCCTCGACTACTTCAATGTGAAGGGCAATCAGATTAAACACCGCATCACATTGCAGTACGGCGAGATTCCAGCCAATCAGGACGACATGATGGACAACCGTCACATGTACGCCAGCAAACGTAACCCTTACCAGGACAACAACCGCCATTTATACAAGCCAAAGAAACGTGACAAATCTCCGAGCACCAGGTCACCGACTATGCTAGATTTAAACAACTCCCAGGATCTTGATGAACTACTGCTCAATGGCTTCTCGCGCAAACACATTGAGAACAACTCTGAGTCTGTCATGTGGAGAGACAATAAAAATAAGGGAAATAAGGTGGACAAAGAACCACTTAAAAACATCCTACAGCACATCGCAGATCTGGACGCAGCCGAGGGACAAAACCATACCTCAGCTTCAGATGGTGAGACAGACTTCAGGCTACTTGGGATATGTAACCAGCTAGAGATGCTGCTCAACAAACAGCTGCTGCAACCCGTACTATCTATACGGGAGCATCCTACAGGGAAAAg TTTCAGCGACAAGAGTATTGTTCCTGTAGCCGATGGGGTGTGGCGTTTAAGTGATAACAAATCTCCTGAAGCTGTGGGTGTGATCATGTCCCGGACCGAAAGCTTTACTGTCAAGCCTTCTGGTGGCGAATTTGTGTCAACTGTTGACCCCAAAGTCAACATCATTGTGCCTAACAAATGTGTATCTGTCCCACTGGAGGTCAATCTGAAG ATCATTAAAGTGGAGAAAGCTATGCTGGACTCCCTACAAGAGGACAACAGAATCATCAGTAACATACTGGCGATCGGACCAATTATGTTTTTGAAGACTGACGAAAAAATTGATCTAAACAGTTTGGTTACCATGACAATCCCCTCTCCTGAGAGTACACCACATGAACAGAAAGGATACCTCCACATATTGACAATCAACGGGGACAACTCATGTAGTCCTAACTCCTCCGGGTACCAGATTACACATGGATGTATACGGCTCAACACGTGGCATTTATCTgg GAAAACAGTGATCCTTGCCAAAGCCAAATGTAAGTACAAGGCCTGCAGTGCTGTAGAGAACCTCCTAAAATGCATGTTCCATGTGCCGGTCAAATTCTGA